The following DNA comes from Verrucomicrobiota bacterium.
AATGCAACACGGGGGATTTTCAGAGCCGCTTCAATTCAGCTCGCGGCGGTCGCGAACGACTCCACGCGCTCATTCACGCCAAACACCCCAACGTGCTGGACTTATGAAACTGAAAAGACGCGTCCCGTTTTACGTTTTACTTCTTACGTTTTACCTCCCACGTTTCACGAGTTCATGAGCATCTCCACCAGGAAAGGCGACGACGGGACGACCGGGCTGATGTACAATCGCCGTGTCTCCAAGCGCGATCCTCGCGTCGAGGCGTACGGCTCCGTGGACGAGCTCAACGCCGCCGTCGGTCTGGCGCGCGCCACGGGTTCGCACGAGTTCGTCACCGCGAACCTGCTCGCCATCCAGCAAGATCTGGTGGTTCTGATGGGCGAACTGGCGACGGCGGTCGAGGATTTGCCGCGCTATCAAAGCGACGGTTATTCGAGAGTGACTCCGGAAATGACCGCGAAACTCGACCGGCTCGTCAAAGAGATCGAAGGTCAAGGCATCAATTACAAGGGGTGGGCCACTCCCGGCGCCACCGTGGCTTCAGCGGCGCTCGACGTGGCGAGAACCGTTTGCCGCCGTGCCGAGCGCGGGGTCTGCGCGCTGCCGGAAGCCAATCAATTGGCCAACCCGGAAATCCTCGTTTATCTCAACCGCTTGTCGGATTTGCTCTGGCTCTTCGCGCGCTGGGTAGAAAGCAAATCGTAAACGAGGAACAACTCATCGTTCACGCGTCTCATCGACCTTAGCGTCAGCCGTGTGGAGTCATGGAGCGTCAAGGCCCCCAGGCCGTCGGCAATGGTGGGCGCGCCACGTCCTCCAAAAATCTTGGGGCAGATTGTCAGGTTCAATTCATCGACCAGGCCGGCGGCAAACAACGCTCCGTTCAATTCGCCTCCGCCTTCGCAGAGCAAGCGATTGACGTTCCACTGTTTCCTGAGCCAGCGGGCAGCCTCCGCGAAATCAATCGAGTGTTCCCCGCAAATCCGGACGACGTCCGCGACTTCGCGCAGTCTTTTCAACGCCGCGCGACCGGCGCGCTCGGTCGTCAAAACGATGACCGGCGAGAAACGACGCCGAAAGACTTCCGCCCGAGGATCCACGCTGCCGGACCCGCTGACCACAATGCGCAGATTATATTCCGCGAAGCCCTGTTTGAGGCGCAAGCGTCGATACCGCTCCGGACCGGGGCCCAGAGTGATTGAATTCCGATCCAACGTGCGCGCTCCCGCCATGACGGCGTCTGCCCGGCTCCGGAGCAGCAGCAGTTGCTCCTGGTCGCGCGGGCTGCTGAAGGACGACACCGCTCGATTCGCCGTCGCAATTTTGCCGTCGGCCGTCATCGCCATGTTGACGAATACGAAGGGCAACGGGTCTTTTGTCATGCCAGGTTTCAGGGTGCTGTCAGAGAAGCGCTGCCGGAGTCGTTAAAAGAGTTAAATCGTCAAATGGGTTAAATGGGGGTGCATTGATCAAAGGATCAACATCGCGTCGCCGTAGCTGAAAAAACGGTAGCGCTCGCGGATCGCTTCGGCATAGGCGGACAGAATCAGCTCCCCGCCGCGGGTTTCATTGGGCGCCGCAAAGGCACTGACGAGCATGAGCAGCGTGGAACGCGGCAAATGAAAATTCGTCACCAGCGCCTCCACCATCCGGAAAGGGTAGGGGGGGTAGATGAAAATCCGCGTGCGGCCCGCAGCCGGCGCAATGTTCCCGGCAAGACTCGCGGCCACGGCTTCCAACACGCGCACGCTGGTCGTTCCGACGGCCACGATGCGGCCTCCAGCGCGGCGCGTTTTCCTTATCGCCTCGGCGGTCTCCAAACTCAGCTCGAACCGTTCCTCGTGCATGATGTGGTTCTCAAGCGATTCAGCCTTCACGGGCGCGAATGTTCCCAGACCTACGTGCAGAGTCACGTGCCGGATCGCAACGCCCTTTGCTCGAATCTGACTCAGGAGCCGGTCCGTGAAGTGAAGACCAGCGGTCGGAGCCGCGACGGAGCCGAGTCGATCTGCGTACACGGTCTGGTAACGCTCGGCGTCGTTGATCGGCGCGGTGTGCGATCGCCGGGTTATGTAAGGAGGCAAAGGGATTTCGCCGAGGCGGTCCAGTTCTTCCGTGATGTCGCGCGTTCCGGAGAACTTCAGCAGATACTGGCCCTCGGCCGACTTGCGCAATACCTCAACGCCGACGCCGGCGCTGCTTTGTGTCGTATCCTTAAGTGACAATTGCGTTCTCGCGCGAATTCTTTTTCCGGGCCGCAGCAGCGCCCACCAGACGTTCGCCTCGGATTCTTCAAGCAGCAGAATCTCAACTTCAGCGCCGCCGGAGTCTTTCGTGGCCCACAGCCGCGCTCGCAGCACTCGCGAGTTGTTGAGGATGAGGAGGTCTCCGGGCCTCAGGAATTCCGGCAGGTCGGCGAATCGCCGGTGTTGGATTCTGCCTGTGGACCGCTCCAAAACCAAGAGACGGGATTGGTCCCGGTCCTCGACAGGGATTTGAGCGATCAGCTCCGGCGGCAATTCAAAATCAAAATCACTCGTTCTCACGTTCGCCAGGGACATGTTCTACCACTTGACCCAAGGTTTTGAACTAAACTCCGCAGTTGAACCGCAGATAGACGCGGATGAACGCCGAGAATAGAGTGGGGGATGGAGGATTTCGCCAACTCAGGGCAAACCAAGCTTCAAAACACGGATTCATTAACTGTGAATTATTCTGTAAGCAATTTATTCACAAGGATTAATCCTTGTGAATAAGTTGTTCATAAAAAATAGCATTCTTAATTGACACGCAAAAGTAAAGTGGATAGAAGTGGGGTGTTATGGGTTGTAGGTTGATCGTTCTGTAACAAAATGACGCCCGTCAGCACAAACGGACAAATCTTTTACAATTCGCTTTACCGTCATGGAGTGGACGACAAGCGGCGAGTGCAGATCCCAGCTAAGTGGCGCCCGGAATCCGGTGAAATTCAGTTCACGCTGATTATTTGGCCCAGAGGTGGTCAGAGAGACGCATGTCTGCTCGCGTTGCCGCCTGAGCAATGGGCAGCGCTGGTGGAAAAGCTAAAGGCGATGCCCCTGGCGGATCCCAAGGCTGAAGCACTTCGCCGTCTGGTGGGGACGAAATCAGATCAGGTGGCCTTGGACAAAGTCGGACGGATATGCATTCCGGAGTCTATGGCCAAGGCCGCCGCGATCGATCGGGAAGCCGTCCTGGTCGGTTTGGTCGATCGATTCCAGATCTGGAACCCAGAGCGGTATGACTCCGTGAGCACTTTCGATGAGCAACTGACAACTGAGGCATTTCAATTGATCTAGTTCTTATGCGACTTATCCGACTCTTAACCGCCAGCAAAAGCTGGATGATCGTCAAAAGCGAACCCAATCGTTTCCGTGACGTTCGCGAGAATCTCATTCCCAACCTCCAGTGCGGGCCCTTGGAATCCCACGCCACCGTGAAGCCGAGTTGCGCATTCTTCGATTCAGCCCGCCAGCGCGACAGCGGCCTTGCGGATTCCAAAGACAACGGGCTCAGCGTGCCGGATGCGGCAAGAGTCTCGTTCCCCCCTGGGAAATCGGCCAGGCACGACGCGTTTGGTGAGCCGGCGCTTTCTTACGCGGCAAAGCTTTGGGCCAGACTGCTGCACCCGTTTGCTTCGGTGGCTTCTCCGTCCGGAGGGAAACCTTCGCGGGGTGGAGCGAGATTGGACAACGTGCGTGTCGTTCGGAACGATCTGACCGAAAGCGATTTCGAGTTTGTCGGCGCTTCCAGGCCAGGCCTCCGCGAGCGGGCGGCGACGAAATCAGACTTGCAGGCCGGCGCCGTCCGGAAAGTTGCCAGTCTGTCCCGGTTTGCCGGGCAGTTGTTTGAAGTAGGCCGCTCGCGGCACTAAGCCACCAAATGTGCGAATCCCGTGTCCAACCTGGTCCACACGCCGGTGCTTTTGGCGGAAGCCATTGCGGCTCTTGCCCCTCGGCCATCGGGCACTTACGCAGACGGAACGCTTGGCGCGGGTGGCCACGCTGCGGCGATTTTGAAGGCAAGCGCCCCAACAGGCCGGTTGTATGGATGTGATCGAGACCCATCCGCGATTGAGGTCGCCACGAATCGCCTGGCTGAGTTTGCCGGACGGTTCGAGTTGCGGGTCTCAAGTTACACGGGACTGGCAGAATGGCTGGGGCCGGAGCGATGCGATGGAGTCATCCTGGATCTCGGAGTCAGTTCAATGCAGATCGACGACCCGGAACGAGGTTTCAGTTTCCAATCTGACGGCCCGATAGACATGCGCATGGATCGAAGCCAAACATTTACCGCCGCTCATCTCGTCAATGAGGCGAGCGCCGGCGAGTTGGCGCGAATCTTCTGGGAATTCGGCGGCGAACGCCAAAGCCATCGTCTGGCGCGAGCCATCGTCCAGGAACGAGTTCATCGGCGTATCGAATCGACGCGTCGACTGGCTGCTTTGATCGAGCGCTTGGCCCCGCAAAAGCGACTGCGGATTCATCCTGCCACGCGCGCGTTCCAGGCGCTGCGAATCGCGGTGAATGACGAGTTGGGGCAGTTGCGGGGTGGCCTGGATTCAGCCTGGGCCGTCCTGAAGCCCGGGGGGCGGTTTCTGGTCATCACGTTTCACAGCCTGGAAGACCGAATCGTGAAGGAGTTTGGTCGAAAACTCGCCCGCGATTATTCCGTGGAGGGGACGGAGGACATTCCGGAACTTCGGCGGCCCAAGCGCCCGGAGATGGCCTGGGTAACCAGGAAAGCTGTCCAGCCGAAGGACGAAGAAACCAAAGCGAACCCGCGCGCCCGAAGCGCGCAGCTCCGAGTGATGCAGAAATTGTGATATGGCCCGAAACCGCAAAATGCAGCCGATCGTCATCCGGTTCGGCCCGGCTTTGAAGGCTTGCCTGATCTGTCTTTTCATCGCCGGCATGGCCATCGGTTACGTCGGCCAAAAGAACCAGTTGCAAGTTTTGGGCGGGCAATTCCGCGACCTGGAGAACCGCTTGAGCAAGCTCCGGAGAGACAACGTCATGCGCGCCCGGATTCTGGATTCGCTGCAAACTCCGTCCGAGCTTGAAGCCCGGATCAAACAGATGAATCTGGGATTGGTGGCGCCGCAGCCCGAACAGATCGTCCGATTGGTCGAACTCACCCGGCCAGCGCCGTCGGAAGCCACGAATCATTTGTATGCTCGGCACAGCCTTTTGACGAAGGCGCGCGATTGACCCAGGTCTCCGCCGCGGCGGCCCTTCGCGTTGCCCAGAGGGCGGATCCGAAGCGCGGCGTGAGACGAAGCCGAAAGTCGTATGGCTCAGACATTGAACTGCAGGAGATTAGTGGCGATGGCGGTTCTGCTCGCCATCGCCTTCGCCACGCTCGGTTACCGCCTGGTGGACTTGCAGGTCGTTCAGCACGATCAACTCCGCAAACAAGCCGAGCGCAACACGCATCAGGTGCTTCTTCTGCAACCGCGGCGCGGCGAAATTCGAGACCGGCGCGGCAACGTCCTCGCGAGCAGCTTGTTTGTTAAGACCGTGTGCGCGGACCCCACGCTGATCGGCAGCTACCAAACCGAGGTGGCTCGCCTGCTTTCACCGCTGCTCGAAATCGCCGAGAGCAACCTCGTGGAAAAACTTCAGATTCGCAGCTTCGTCGATCACCAGGGCCAGACGCGCCAGGATCGTCACGTCGTCCTCAAACGCAAAGTCGCGGTGGAGATCTGGGAAAAAATTCAGGCGGCGATGAAAGGAATTCAATTCAGCGTCGAGGAAAAGAAACTGAATGCCAAAGACCGGGCCTTTCTCCGCAACCTCCGGCAGAGCGCGATCTATGTGGAAGCGTGCGAGGATCAGCATCGGATTTATCCCAATCACACGCTGGCGGCGCATGTCTTGGGGTTCGTCGGTGACACGCAGCGCCAGACGATTTTGGGGCCGGTCCGCGACATCACCGGCGCGGAGGGCATCGAGTTGAAGATGAATTCCGCGCTGGCCGGCGTTCCGGGCTGGCGGAGCACGGAAGTGGTGCGGGCGCGGGAGTTGGTGACATTTCGCGATCAAGAAGTCGAGCCGCATTCAGGTCGCCACGTCATCCTCACCCTCGACGCCGGCCTCCAACACATCGTCGAATCGGAGTTGGCCGAAGTGATGCAAAAGCATTCGCCCGTCAGCGCGTCCGCGCTCGTTATCAGGCCGCGCACGGGAGAAATCCTGGCCCTGGCTAACCAGCCAACGTTCGATCCGAATCGGGCCGGGGAATTTCCTCCGGCGATCCTGCGGAACCGCGTCATCACGGACTTGGCGGAACCGGGATCGACCTTCAAGATCGTCGCCGTCTCCGGAGCGCTCAACGACGGACTCATGACGTTGGACACGCGGATCGACTGTGAGAATGGCCGCTTCTTCTTTGCGGGGCGCTCGCTGCGAGACGATCACCCGGCGGGGATTCTTTCCGTCGAAGAGGTCGTGGCCAAATCCTCGAACATCGGCACGGCCAAGATCGCGATTCAAATGGGACCCGCCCGCCTCTATTCCTACATCCAGGGCTACGGCTTCGGCAGCCGGACGGGCATCCCGTTGCTGGGCGAGGAGGATGGTCTGGTTTATCCGCCGAAGAAGTGGAGCAAGCTTTCGATTTCGCGAATCCCCATCGGGCAGGGCATCGCGATCACTCCGTTGCAGTTGACTTTAGCCATGAGCGCGATTGCCAACGGCGGAGTCTTGATGCAGCCGATGCTGGTGGATCGGGTCGAGGACGATCAAGGGCAGGTGATCGCGCAATACTCGCCCCAACTAGTCCGGCGTGTGATCAGCGAAACGACCGCCGCGCAAATGACCGCGGCCCTGAAACAAGTGGTTTCAACCAATGGGACCGCGCGCCGGGCAAAGCTGGAGCGTTACTCGGTCGCCGGTAAAACGGGGACGGCGCAAAAGCCCGGGCCCGGCGGCTACGTGCCGGGGAAGTACTTTGCCTCGTTCATCGGCTTTTTCCCGGCCCATCACCCCGAACTCTGCTTGGGCGTGTTTTTGGACGAACCCAAACTGCCGACTTACTACGGCGGCCTGACAGCGGCCCCGGCCTTTCGGGCCATGGCCGAACGCGCGGCCAAATATCTGGCGATCCAGCCGGACTTGCCGCCGGCGGATGCGCTGGCGCAGCACAGTTCCCGCGGGCCGTTTGCAAGCGGAGTGAACCAACAGTA
Coding sequences within:
- a CDS encoding cob(I)yrinic acid a,c-diamide adenosyltransferase, with product MSISTRKGDDGTTGLMYNRRVSKRDPRVEAYGSVDELNAAVGLARATGSHEFVTANLLAIQQDLVVLMGELATAVEDLPRYQSDGYSRVTPEMTAKLDRLVKEIEGQGINYKGWATPGATVASAALDVARTVCRRAERGVCALPEANQLANPEILVYLNRLSDLLWLFARWVESKS
- the queA gene encoding tRNA preQ1(34) S-adenosylmethionine ribosyltransferase-isomerase QueA, with the protein product MRTSDFDFELPPELIAQIPVEDRDQSRLLVLERSTGRIQHRRFADLPEFLRPGDLLILNNSRVLRARLWATKDSGGAEVEILLLEESEANVWWALLRPGKRIRARTQLSLKDTTQSSAGVGVEVLRKSAEGQYLLKFSGTRDITEELDRLGEIPLPPYITRRSHTAPINDAERYQTVYADRLGSVAAPTAGLHFTDRLLSQIRAKGVAIRHVTLHVGLGTFAPVKAESLENHIMHEERFELSLETAEAIRKTRRAGGRIVAVGTTSVRVLEAVAASLAGNIAPAAGRTRIFIYPPYPFRMVEALVTNFHLPRSTLLMLVSAFAAPNETRGGELILSAYAEAIRERYRFFSYGDAMLIL
- the rsmH gene encoding 16S rRNA (cytosine(1402)-N(4))-methyltransferase RsmH, translated to MSNLVHTPVLLAEAIAALAPRPSGTYADGTLGAGGHAAAILKASAPTGRLYGCDRDPSAIEVATNRLAEFAGRFELRVSSYTGLAEWLGPERCDGVILDLGVSSMQIDDPERGFSFQSDGPIDMRMDRSQTFTAAHLVNEASAGELARIFWEFGGERQSHRLARAIVQERVHRRIESTRRLAALIERLAPQKRLRIHPATRAFQALRIAVNDELGQLRGGLDSAWAVLKPGGRFLVITFHSLEDRIVKEFGRKLARDYSVEGTEDIPELRRPKRPEMAWVTRKAVQPKDEETKANPRARSAQLRVMQKL
- a CDS encoding penicillin-binding protein 2, with the translated sequence MAQTLNCRRLVAMAVLLAIAFATLGYRLVDLQVVQHDQLRKQAERNTHQVLLLQPRRGEIRDRRGNVLASSLFVKTVCADPTLIGSYQTEVARLLSPLLEIAESNLVEKLQIRSFVDHQGQTRQDRHVVLKRKVAVEIWEKIQAAMKGIQFSVEEKKLNAKDRAFLRNLRQSAIYVEACEDQHRIYPNHTLAAHVLGFVGDTQRQTILGPVRDITGAEGIELKMNSALAGVPGWRSTEVVRARELVTFRDQEVEPHSGRHVILTLDAGLQHIVESELAEVMQKHSPVSASALVIRPRTGEILALANQPTFDPNRAGEFPPAILRNRVITDLAEPGSTFKIVAVSGALNDGLMTLDTRIDCENGRFFFAGRSLRDDHPAGILSVEEVVAKSSNIGTAKIAIQMGPARLYSYIQGYGFGSRTGIPLLGEEDGLVYPPKKWSKLSISRIPIGQGIAITPLQLTLAMSAIANGGVLMQPMLVDRVEDDQGQVIAQYSPQLVRRVISETTAAQMTAALKQVVSTNGTARRAKLERYSVAGKTGTAQKPGPGGYVPGKYFASFIGFFPAHHPELCLGVFLDEPKLPTYYGGLTAAPAFRAMAERAAKYLAIQPDLPPADALAQHSSRGPFASGVNQQ